The genomic interval AAACCTCATATGAGGTTTTAGAGCTTATCTCAAAAATTTCAGGATAATTGTTTAAAATATATTTAGATAGCTTTGCCAGATCTTGGCTAGTAGAATAATGTTTTGAGAAATTCTCTGGCTTGTCTTCGTCTACGCCAGTGGGATTAAAAAAATGAGTACTTTCCAGGTCTAAATCTTTTACTTTGAGATTCATCATTTCCACGAATTTTTCTTCTCCTATGCATTCTTCTTGTCCGACGATTTTTCCTTCAGCTAAAGCGTATGCAGCGTCATTACTTGACTCAATAAGAATAATGTGTAAAAGATTCTTTACAGAAAGAACCTCTCCTTGTTTTAAATTGCCTTTTTCTTCTTCTTGTTGAATAGCCTCTTTAGTGATTATTAATTCCTGTTCAGGTCTATAGTTTTTTAATGTTATGAAAGCAGTCATTATTTTAGTCAAACTAGCAATAGGCAGCTTTTCAGAAGCGTTTTTTTGAAAAAGAACTTTTTGCCTTTTTTGAGAACCAACCCAAACTGAAATTGCTGATTTAGCGCTTATTTCTAAATTTTCTGATTCTGTTTCTGCTAAAGAATTATTTATTTTCTTGGGGAAAAGTTGATCTGGCTGATATACTTGAGCAGTAAAAAGTTCAGGGTTATTTTTAGTGATTTCAAAGAAAAAAACATTTTCTAAATTTTCTGCTAAAATATTTATTCCATACCAAAAAGGCAAGCTGATTATAAAAACAATGAAAAAGATTTTAATTCCCCTCATATTTATTATTTTATTTTTTTCTTTGCAACTTTAATATGTAGTTCTTTTAATTGTTCGTCAGTAACATCGCCGGGAATGTCCATCATTAAATCGCGATTGTCCCCTGTTTTTGGGAAAGCCATTACTTCTCTTATATTCGGTTCGTTTAAAACTATAGCTAAAAATCTGTCAATTCCCGGAGCAATTCCTCCATGAGGCGGCACTCCATAGCTGAACGCCTCAAAATAGTTTTTGAACTTCTTTTTGATATCTGCTTTTTTGTGGCCTAAAATTTCAAAAACAGCAGTTAAAATTTCTAAATCTGTAGTTCTAACGCTTCCCCCGCCAATTTCATAACCATTTAAAACAAAATCATATTGAAAAGCTAAAACCTTTTCTGGATGTCTTTTCATTGCTTTAATGGATTCGTTTAAAGGTTTGGCTTGACCGCCTAAATTTTGAGAACCAAAATTTGGGAGGGTAAAAGGATGATGTTGGGCTCCCCACTTGCCCGCCATAGCCTTGGCAGAGGCGGGATCTTCATGCCATTCAAACATTGGAAAATCAGTAATAAATGCGAATGCTAATTCATTTTGGTCTTTTTTATTTCTTCTAATATCTGGCTTGTCAGTTTTATACTTTTCCATTGCTTTTTTGTAAGTCATTCTTGGAAAAGGGATTTTTGTAATTCTCTTTTCTGGAAATATCTTTTTTATTATAGACACATATAGTTTTTCTATCAAATTCAAAATCTCTTCTTGAGAAGTAAAAGACATTTCAATGTCTAATTGCGTATGTTCTGCCTGTCTGTCACCTCTTGGATCTTCGTCTCTTAAACATCTAGCTATTTGAAAATATTTTTCAATGCCTGCCACCATTAAAAGCTGTTTATATTGCTGTGGGCTTTGAGGCAAGGCATAAAATTTTCCTGATTGGTTTCGCGAAGGCACTAAAAAATCTCTGGCTCCTTCTGGTGTTGATTTTGTTAAAATCGGCGTCTCAATTTCAATAAATCCTTGTTCTATTAAGGCGTTTCTCATAAACTGAATAACCTTTTGGCGGATTTTCAAATTATTCTGCAACCGTTTTCTTCTTAAATCCAAATAACGGTATTTTAACCGTTTTTCTTCGTTTATCTCAAAGCCAGATTCTTCAATAGAAAAAGGCAGGGTTTTTGCCTTTGATAATATCTTTAAATTTTTTACTTTTATTTCTATATTTCCGGTAGCCAGTTTAGGATTTACCATTCCTTTTGGCCTTCTATTAACTATTCCTTGTATTTCAATTATCCATTCAGGCCTCATTTCTTGAGCTGCAGTATTTTTTTCAAATTCTGGCCCAAACACCATCTGGATCAAGCCAGAGCTGTCTCTTAAATCAATAAAAATAATCTTGCCGTGGTCTCTCCGCGAGTTAATCCAACCAGCAAGCTTAACTTCCTTATTATGATATTCAGTTGTTTCAGCAGATAATATCCGTTCCATTTTTTTATTATAACAGACTTTAGTCTGATATACCAAATCTTTGATTTGCTATAACTTAAATTTTAAATTGTAGCGAATAAAATTTAAAGTAGGCGCCTTTTTTCCTTATAAGTTCTTTATGAGTTCCTTGTTCAATAATTTTTCCTTTTTCCAAAACCAAAATTTTGTCAGCATTTCGGACAGTACTCAAGCGATGGGCAATAATAAAAGTTGTTCGATTTTTAATCAATTTTTCCAATGCGCCCTGAACTAATCTTTCTGATTCCATATCTAATGAAGAAGTGGCTTCATCTAAAATCAAAATTTTAGGATCACGAATTATGGCCCGAGCAATAGCCAGTCGCTGTTTTTGGCCAGTAGAAAGCTTAATTCCCCGCTCTCCAACAATTTGGTCGTATTTTTTAGGAAATGTTTCAATGAAACCATGGGCATTGGCAGCTTTTGTTGCTTCTATAATTTCTTTATCCGTGGCATTTGGTTTTCCATAAAGAATATTATTTTTAACAGTATCATTAAATAAAATTATTTCTTGAGGAACATAAGCAATAATACTTCTCAAAAATGAGAGATTCATTTTTTTTGTATCTACACCATCAAATAAAATTTTTCCCTGTGTAGGAATAAAATAAAGAGAAATTAAATCTACTAAAGTAGTTTTTCCTTCGCCGCTTCCGCCAACAATAGCGATTTTTTTACCGGCTAGCGCAGTAAGATTGATATCTGCTAAAATCAGACGATTTCTTTTATAACCAAAACTAACATCTTTGAATTTTATTTCTCCTTTAACCTGCTCTAATATTTTACCATCTGGATTATAATTTTCCGGCTTAATTTCTAATAATTTTCTTACTCTTTTAATAGTAGTTATTCCTGTTCTGAAATCTTGCCATAGCCAAGCTAAATTCATTAATGGATGGCGCAAAATAGTTAAATAGCCCAAACACATTACTAATTTTCCCGGGGTAATTAAATTTTCTCTTAAAAGCAAGAGAGCAAATCCAAATACAGAGATAAAACCTAAAGAAAAGAAAAAATTCTGCCAAAGAGACAAAGAACTCCATGCCCTGAAAAAATCCTTAAAGTCTGGTCCTAATGTTTGATTATAATCTTTATTTGTTCTTTGCCTTTGGAAATTTTCCCCAGCGCAGGATTTAATTGTTTGAATATTAAGAAAAGCATCGTAAAGATTTCCTGAAACCATTTCAGAGGTCTTATTTAATTTTTTCTGGCTTTCAATAATCGGCGTAGTTTTATAAAGAGTAATCAAAATAAAACCCAAGCATAAAAAAATTATGCCTATTGCTAATTTCCATTCTATAAAAAACAAAATTAAAATTCCTGTAGAAACAGTTAAAAATTCTGGAAAAATCCAAAAAATAACATTACTTATAATTGTTTGAAGATACATTGCGGCTCTTTCAATCTTGGAAAAAATTGCTCCAATTTTTTTCTCTGTATGAAACTTTAATGGAAGCTCCATAACATGATTAGAGCTCTCACACATTAAATTATTGTAAGCATCAGTCGCTAAAAAATTTCCTCTTAATCTTACAAACCTGTTAAATAAAGCAGTAACAATACTCATCAAAAGCCAAATTCCTAAAAGCGCGAAAATAAAACTTAATTCTGTTGTCTGTATTGATACTAAATCAACTAGCCTTCCATAAATATAAGGGATTACTGCAGTAATTGATGAAGTGATAATAGCCAAAACCGCGAGCCTTCTAACCTCTTTTTTATATTTCCTTAAATATTCCCAAATGATTTTAAATTCCTGTATAATTTCCATATTTTTTAGAATTATTTTTTACTATATCAAATTAGATGCCAAAGATAAAGCCCCTGTTCCTGAATAAGGCATACAAGGGCTTTAAAGATTCTTAATCAAAACATTCAAATCTAAACTTCAGGAGTTGGAGGCGCTTGTGATGTTGGTCCTTGAGGCAGATTTTCTCCTTTCTTTTTTTTCATTAAAACAACTCCAGCGATTACTACTACAACAAGAATTAAAATTATCCAAGTAAGTATTTCCATATTATTAATAAATTATTAATAAAAGCCGCGACCTTTATTGAATTATCATATTATATCACTATACAAAGCAACTATACAATAGCTATCTGTGGATAACTTAATTTATATATATCCCCTGCTCCCATTATGATTAGAATTTCTTTATTCTTTAGATTTTGTTTCAAATAATTCTCTGCTTTTTTAATAGATGAGACATACTTGACTTTTTCTCCATATGGATATTTTTTCAAGTTTTTATTAATTTTTTTAACTAATTTCTCCGAATCTACTTTACTTTTAATCGCCTTGTCTTCTCTGCCGGCAACATCATAAATGTCGGTAATAATCAATCTATCAATCCAGCCTTTATTCAATGCCTCTTTAAAAACCTTAACAAAATCATCAAACAAATAATAAGTTCGCTGATATTGATGCGGCTGAAAAACACACCAAATTTTCTGTTTGGAAAACTTTTCCCTGCATGCTTTTAAAGTTGCTTTTACTTCTGTTGGATGATGAGCGTAATCAGATATAATTGTTATTTTCTGCGTAATTCCGCGTTTAGTTCTGTGTAACTCCGCGTGCGTGAGCTCAAAACGGCGCCATGTTCCTTTAAATTCTGACAATGCTTGATAGCTAACTTTATCTGCAATTTTTAAAGCTCTAGCTATGGTCAAAGCAGCTAAAGCATTATAAATATTATACTCCCCTGGAATTTTCAGAATTTTTCTTAATTTCTCCTTTTCTTTTTTTTGATTTAATGAAAATACACAGGTCTGACCTGTGTATTTTTTGACTTGGGATGTCAAGATTTGAGCAATATTCTTATCATCTTTGTTAATTACTAATACTCCATTTTTTGGCAAATGTGATATAAACTCGTCAAAAGCTTTTAAGATATTCTTTAAGTTTTTATAATAATCCAAATGCTCCTTTTCAATATTGGTAATAACAATAATCTTAGGCCAATAATTTAAAAATGATTCTTCATGTTCGCAGGCCTCAATAATTAAGTATTTGCTTTTGCCCATTCGAAAATTTGAATTCCCAAATTCTTTTAATTTTGTTCCAACAATTACTGTCGGGTCAAACCCGGCTTTTATTAAAACCAAAGCAGCCATTGCTGTGGTTGTGCTTTTGCCATGGGTTCCAGTTATGGCAATGGTAGAATACTTTTTTGTTAATTCTCCTAATGCCTCTGGATAAGACAAACATTTAATGCCCAGATTTTTCGCTTCTTTTAATTCTGGATTATCTTCTTTTACTGCCGGACTATAAATAATTAAATCATGATTTTTGGTTATATTTTTTGCGTATTGACCTATGATAATTTTAATCCCTTTTCTTTTCAGTAATTTAGTAATTTCAGAAGATGCTAAATCAGAGCCAGAAACTTGCTCGCCTTTTGCTAAACAATATTGAGCTAAAGCAGAAACGCCAATTCCGCCAATTCCGATAAAATGAATTTTCATTTTAATGATATTGATTCTAATATAGTATATTTAGGACCTGCGCGTTTTAATTCGCTTTCCATTACTTCAATTGAATTTACTAGAAAGTTTAAAGAAATTTCCTCATCTATCTCCGGTCTTTCTTCTGGTTCCATTTTTCTCCATTCCCAAGCTTTAATTCTACCTAAAGTAATATGCGGCTTGAATTCCCTGTTTTCTGAAATAAAATTTATTCCAGTATGAATTAAAGATTTTTCCAAATCCTGTTTTAGATTAGCTAATTCTTCTACTTTTTGTCCTTCTGCCCAGACCATTCTTGGGGGTATTTTTTTAGGAGGGGCGTAGCAAATTCTATCCAAATTTATTGAAAAAGATGAATTTCCTGAAACTGCTTCTTTTGTAATTTTACAAATTTCTAACAGTTCTTCATCGCGGATAGAACCAATAAAAACTAAAGTAATATGAAGATTATCCGGCTTTACCGATTTAATAGGTAAATCTGGCCATTTTTCTTGATAAACTGAAAGTTTCCTTTTAATATCTTCAGGCAGATTTATAGCAATAAAAATTCTTTTCCTCATTAATTTTAGCATAGCAGAATATTGACTTTTTCTCAAGAAACTGATTAGATTGATTAACAGTTATTTAAAAACTTGAAATGGGAAAAATGAAAGAAAAAGAAGATAAAGAAGAAAATGATTGTCCATTAAAAGCTGAACAAATAAAAAAATGTCCTGAGTGCGGTTCTAAGGGTCTGGTACGGAATTATGATAAAGCAGAAATTTTTTGCGAGGATTGCGGGTTAGTAATAACAGAAAATATCGTTGACCTTGGTCCTGAGTGGCGTGCTTTTGATTTAGAACAGAAGTCCAAACGGGAGAGGACTGGCGCGCCAATGACTTACAGAATTTATGATAAAGGATTGAGTACGAGTACATCTGTAAATAAAATACCGGGACTCTATCGCCCGAGAGACTGGCAAATTCACGTTGCGAATACAACCGAAAGGAGTTTCATCTTCGCCCTAACTGAGATTGAGCGGATGGCATCTGCGCTTAGACTGCCGGTGAATATCAGGGAGACAACGTCTATGTTATACCGCAAAGCGATGAAGAAGCGGCTAATCCGTGGGCGTAGCATAGAAGCAATAACTTCTGCTCTCCTATATATTAGCTGCAGACAGTATAGTGTGCCGCGAACATTGGATGAGATTACAGAAATATCAAAAGTCGGGCAGAAAGAGATAAGCCGGGCATATCGCTTCCTTTTACGAGAACTGGACTTGAAAGTTTCGCCTGCCTCTCCTGCTGATTTTGTGCCGCGTTTCTGTTCCTTGCTTGATTTGGGAGACGATATAAGATCAAAAGCAGTAGAGATAATCAAAAAAGCAGAAGAAGTGGAACTAACCAATGGAAGAGGACCTATAGGAATAGCAGGAGCTGCTATTTATATCGCTGCGATGATAAGTGGTAAGCATCGTACACAAAAAGAGTTATCGAATGTTACGGGTGTGACCGAGGTCACAATAAGAAATAGATACAAAGAAATGTCAAAAGAATTAGCGATAGAGGAAATAGATACATTCCTGTGACAATATTCTGGACAAAAGTAAGAATAGGGATTAATTTCCCTTATTTTTTTTGACGAAGCTATTCTTTTGTTGTAATATGTAAATATAGTCCTTTTCTAAAAAGGCGGAAAAGAGGTAAAAAAAATGGTAGACTTTGAAAAGAGAAAAGAAATAGTAGAAAGATTGAGATTCTACGAGGAAGGTATAGTATATTTAATGGATCGTCCCCAGTACTATCGATTTATAAGATATAAACTAAGAAACGCATTATCTACAAGAAAAGAAGAATTAGAGAAAACAATAAAGAAATTTAACATAAGCAAACACCGCGAAGAAACTTTGATTGAATTATTGGAAGAATTGGTAGATTTGGCGATGATAGAAAAAATTGACCTGATTATTGGCAACAACAAAAACATAGAAAGAAAAGTGAAAAAAATACTGAATACCACTATTTCTTATATAAGAAATATGAAAGGCGTCAGGATAAATCTGAAAAATGAATTCGGAATAAATGTAGATGACTATTTTGAAAAGTTTTTCAGGAACTGCCAAAATACTTTTGAGATGATTAGTATAAAACCAAAAATAGAAGTTTTGACAGAGAGAATAGAAAACGAGAAATTATTACCAGAAATCGACAAAGACGAGGTTTTAAATCAAATCGCGAAAATAGAGACAAAAAGTCAACTCGAAAAATTCCGGAGAATAATGGAAGAAAGAATGGGGATAATAGTAAAGGTCTTTTAAAAATTCGGTTCGCTTATGCGAGCCTCTTTTTATTTATCTAAAAAGTGATAAAATTAAAATATAATGAAAGAAGCAATATTATACAAAAAACTTGCGGACAAAAGAGTTTACCCTGTTAAATCCCCGACAAGTCGTGGTGCGAAGCAATTTAACAGGGTGAAATGCCAGAATTGCGCTCATTATTGTGTTATTGAAGAAGGAAAGCGAGGGATTTGCGGTGTCCGAGAAAATATTAATGGAAAACTTTATGCCCTGAATTATGGCAAAGCAATTGCCTGTAATATTGACCCTATTGAGAAAAAACCTTTATTTCATTTTTTACCAGGCACTCAATCACTATCTATAGCTACGGTAGGATGTAATTTTAGATGTGCTAATTGCCAAAATTGGGATATATCCCAAGGTCCAAAACCAAACAAACCAATTTTAGGAGAAGATTTGTCGCCAAGAGAAATTGTTAAAATCGCCAAAGAGAATAACTTGCCCTCTATTGCTTATACATATACCTCCCCCACTATTTTTTCTGAATATGCCTTAAATACAATGAAATTGGCCAAAGAACAAGGAATAAAAAATATATGGATAAGCAATGGATTTTGGTCAAAAGAATTATTCGAAATGATTTCTCCTTTTTTAGATGCTGCCAATATTGATTTGAAGGGTTTTTCTGACGATTTTTATATTAAATACTGCGGCGGCCGTGTTCAGCCAGTTTTAGATACCTTAGAACGCATAAAAAAGAAAAAAATCTGGCTGGAAGTGACTACTTTAGTAATTCCTAGTTTAACTGATTCTAAAGAAATGTTTGAAAATATTGCTAATTTTATCAAAAACGAATTAGACGCTGAAACGCCCTGGCATATTTCTCAATTTTCCGGAGCAATTTCCTGGAAATTGCAGCACTTGCCTGATACACCGGTTAAAACATTAAAAATGGCTTATGAAATTGGTAAAAGGGCTGGGTTGAAGTATGTTTATACTGGCAATGTACCGGGATTAGAAAGCGAAAACACTTATTGCCCAAAATGCGGAACTTTGGCAATTGAGCGGCTCGGCTATGCCATAAAACGTTTTGACAAAAATGGAAAATGCTCAAAATGTAGAGGAGAATTAGATTTAATTTTAAATTAAAATTTAGAAATTTTTATGATTACCTTTGCCTGCTTTTCTCCTCATCCTCCCCTACTTTTGCCAGAAGTTGGCTCATCAGAGGATAGAGAAAAAGTTAAAAAAACAATTGAAAATTTGAAGTTTTTAGGAAAGAAATTAAAGGAATCTAATCCTAGTACTATTATTATTTCCTCTCCCCATCCTGATTGGGGTTTTAATGTTCCTCTTCATTTTTTAAACCCTAAACAAAATATTCCAAGCAGGCAATTATTTATTCCTGACAAAACTCCTGATTTTTATTATCAACAAGGAAAAGAGTTTTATAATAAACTAGAAAAAGAAAAAAAATATGCCCTGATCGCCTCTGGTGATATGTCTCATTGCTTAAAAAAGGACGGCCCTTATGGCTTGAATCCTGACGGACCTAAATTTGATAAAGCATTGATTGAATATTTAAAGAATAAAGCTCTTGAAAACTTTTTAAAGCTAGACGAAATGTATCCAGAGGCCGGCGAATGCGGTCTTCGCTCTTTTTCTTTTATTTTAGGAATTTTAGATGCCTCAGGGCAAGCTTGGCAGCCGGAAATTCTTTCTTATGAATACCCATTCGGCGTCGGCTATCTTGTTGTAAATTTCAAATTGGGTTAATTTTGTTTGACAAAGATAACAAAAATTGCTATCCTTATATCGCTCGATGGTGTAAGCGCACGCTGCCCAACCAGGTAGAGGCCGGAGGATTATTCCTCCTTCGGGCATCGTATATCTTTTTATAGCTGTTTTACAAAATATTTAGGAGGTGAAATAAAAAAATGGACATGGATAGAGAATATTGGACAATGGGTTTGGTAGTTGGAATGATACTTTTAATAATAGGAGTAATCGGAACAATCTTTTTAGATGATAAAGCAGGAATTTACCCCTATCTTTGTATAGCAGCTACGGCAGTTATGATTGTTCCTTCTATTATTCATTTATTTGTGTATCACCAATATCACCAAAACGAAATCTTATGAGGAGACATCACTCCTCTTTTTTATTTACTAAAATCATTGTAGAATAAAACCAGAGGCAAGAATTTATAGGCATTTAATACACTTTTTATGAACCAATATAGTTTACTTGCCAAAAATGCGGTGGAAATATATATTAAAGAAGCAAGGATTATTTCTGCTCCTGAAAATCTGATTAAAGAGTTTTTCACAAAAAAAGCTGGAGTTTTTGTTACTATTGAGGAAAAAGATGAATTGCGAGGATGTATTGGCACTTATTTGCCAACTAAAAACAATATTGCTAAAGAAGTGATTCACAATGCCATTGCCGCTGCAACTGAGGATTATCGCTTCTCCCCTATCCAGAAAGAAGAACTTTCAGAGCTTTCTTATACTGTATATGTTTTAAACAAGCCAGAACCAATCAAGAGCATAAATGAATTAGATCCGAAAAAATACGGCATCCTTGTAAAATCGCAGTCCTTTTCTTCTGGCTCTGATGTTATCTTTGAACCTGCGCCAAGAGCTCATTATAAATCAGGATTACTTTTACCAGGATTAGACGGCGTGGATACTTCAGAAAAACAAATTTCTATTGCCTGCCAAAAAGGAAACATAAATCCAGAAACAGAAAAAATAATAATTTACAAATTTACAGTAGATAAATTTGAGCAATAGCATGACTAATAAAAAAATCGCTAAAATATTATACGAAATAGAAGAATTGTTGAAAATAAAAGGAGTGTCTTTTAAGCCAAGAGCTTACCATAAAGCCGCTTTAACTCTGGACAATTTAGAGAAAGATATTGCTGATGTTTATAAGGAAAGAGGCATTAAGGGCTTGAAGGAAATCCAAGGCGTGGGAAAAAGCATTGCTGATAAAATTGAAGAATATCTGAAAAAGGGAAAGATTAAATATTACGAGAAGTTAAAACAAGAAACTGCTGTCCGCCAGATTGTTACTTA from Candidatus Parcubacteria bacterium carries:
- a CDS encoding D-alanyl-D-alanine carboxypeptidase, with protein sequence MRGIKIFFIVFIISLPFWYGINILAENLENVFFFEITKNNPELFTAQVYQPDQLFPKKINNSLAETESENLEISAKSAISVWVGSQKRQKVLFQKNASEKLPIASLTKIMTAFITLKNYRPEQELIITKEAIQQEEEKGNLKQGEVLSVKNLLHIILIESSNDAAYALAEGKIVGQEECIGEEKFVEMMNLKVKDLDLESTHFFNPTGVDEDKPENFSKHYSTSQDLAKLSKYILNNYPEIFEISSKTSYEVFNVDGSLHHFIPANTNELLSDSEWQRKIIGSKTGWTPEAQGCLILVFKKGHGYMINVILGSEDRFEEMKKLINWVEKNYDFIYF
- the aspS gene encoding aspartate--tRNA ligase, yielding MERILSAETTEYHNKEVKLAGWINSRRDHGKIIFIDLRDSSGLIQMVFGPEFEKNTAAQEMRPEWIIEIQGIVNRRPKGMVNPKLATGNIEIKVKNLKILSKAKTLPFSIEESGFEINEEKRLKYRYLDLRRKRLQNNLKIRQKVIQFMRNALIEQGFIEIETPILTKSTPEGARDFLVPSRNQSGKFYALPQSPQQYKQLLMVAGIEKYFQIARCLRDEDPRGDRQAEHTQLDIEMSFTSQEEILNLIEKLYVSIIKKIFPEKRITKIPFPRMTYKKAMEKYKTDKPDIRRNKKDQNELAFAFITDFPMFEWHEDPASAKAMAGKWGAQHHPFTLPNFGSQNLGGQAKPLNESIKAMKRHPEKVLAFQYDFVLNGYEIGGGSVRTTDLEILTAVFEILGHKKADIKKKFKNYFEAFSYGVPPHGGIAPGIDRFLAIVLNEPNIREVMAFPKTGDNRDLMMDIPGDVTDEQLKELHIKVAKKKIK
- a CDS encoding ABC transporter ATP-binding protein; protein product: MEIIQEFKIIWEYLRKYKKEVRRLAVLAIITSSITAVIPYIYGRLVDLVSIQTTELSFIFALLGIWLLMSIVTALFNRFVRLRGNFLATDAYNNLMCESSNHVMELPLKFHTEKKIGAIFSKIERAAMYLQTIISNVIFWIFPEFLTVSTGILILFFIEWKLAIGIIFLCLGFILITLYKTTPIIESQKKLNKTSEMVSGNLYDAFLNIQTIKSCAGENFQRQRTNKDYNQTLGPDFKDFFRAWSSLSLWQNFFFSLGFISVFGFALLLLRENLITPGKLVMCLGYLTILRHPLMNLAWLWQDFRTGITTIKRVRKLLEIKPENYNPDGKILEQVKGEIKFKDVSFGYKRNRLILADINLTALAGKKIAIVGGSGEGKTTLVDLISLYFIPTQGKILFDGVDTKKMNLSFLRSIIAYVPQEIILFNDTVKNNILYGKPNATDKEIIEATKAANAHGFIETFPKKYDQIVGERGIKLSTGQKQRLAIARAIIRDPKILILDEATSSLDMESERLVQGALEKLIKNRTTFIIAHRLSTVRNADKILVLEKGKIIEQGTHKELIRKKGAYFKFYSLQFKI
- the murC gene encoding UDP-N-acetylmuramate--L-alanine ligase, translating into MKIHFIGIGGIGVSALAQYCLAKGEQVSGSDLASSEITKLLKRKGIKIIIGQYAKNITKNHDLIIYSPAVKEDNPELKEAKNLGIKCLSYPEALGELTKKYSTIAITGTHGKSTTTAMAALVLIKAGFDPTVIVGTKLKEFGNSNFRMGKSKYLIIEACEHEESFLNYWPKIIVITNIEKEHLDYYKNLKNILKAFDEFISHLPKNGVLVINKDDKNIAQILTSQVKKYTGQTCVFSLNQKKEKEKLRKILKIPGEYNIYNALAALTIARALKIADKVSYQALSEFKGTWRRFELTHAELHRTKRGITQKITIISDYAHHPTEVKATLKACREKFSKQKIWCVFQPHQYQRTYYLFDDFVKVFKEALNKGWIDRLIITDIYDVAGREDKAIKSKVDSEKLVKKINKNLKKYPYGEKVKYVSSIKKAENYLKQNLKNKEILIIMGAGDIYKLSYPQIAIV
- the thpR gene encoding RNA 2',3'-cyclic phosphodiesterase, translating into MRKRIFIAINLPEDIKRKLSVYQEKWPDLPIKSVKPDNLHITLVFIGSIRDEELLEICKITKEAVSGNSSFSINLDRICYAPPKKIPPRMVWAEGQKVEELANLKQDLEKSLIHTGINFISENREFKPHITLGRIKAWEWRKMEPEERPEIDEEISLNFLVNSIEVMESELKRAGPKYTILESISLK
- a CDS encoding transcription initiation factor IIB, giving the protein MGKMKEKEDKEENDCPLKAEQIKKCPECGSKGLVRNYDKAEIFCEDCGLVITENIVDLGPEWRAFDLEQKSKRERTGAPMTYRIYDKGLSTSTSVNKIPGLYRPRDWQIHVANTTERSFIFALTEIERMASALRLPVNIRETTSMLYRKAMKKRLIRGRSIEAITSALLYISCRQYSVPRTLDEITEISKVGQKEISRAYRFLLRELDLKVSPASPADFVPRFCSLLDLGDDIRSKAVEIIKKAEEVELTNGRGPIGIAGAAIYIAAMISGKHRTQKELSNVTGVTEVTIRNRYKEMSKELAIEEIDTFL
- the amrS gene encoding AmmeMemoRadiSam system radical SAM enzyme, producing the protein MKEAILYKKLADKRVYPVKSPTSRGAKQFNRVKCQNCAHYCVIEEGKRGICGVRENINGKLYALNYGKAIACNIDPIEKKPLFHFLPGTQSLSIATVGCNFRCANCQNWDISQGPKPNKPILGEDLSPREIVKIAKENNLPSIAYTYTSPTIFSEYALNTMKLAKEQGIKNIWISNGFWSKELFEMISPFLDAANIDLKGFSDDFYIKYCGGRVQPVLDTLERIKKKKIWLEVTTLVIPSLTDSKEMFENIANFIKNELDAETPWHISQFSGAISWKLQHLPDTPVKTLKMAYEIGKRAGLKYVYTGNVPGLESENTYCPKCGTLAIERLGYAIKRFDKNGKCSKCRGELDLILN
- the amrA gene encoding AmmeMemoRadiSam system protein A; protein product: MNQYSLLAKNAVEIYIKEARIISAPENLIKEFFTKKAGVFVTIEEKDELRGCIGTYLPTKNNIAKEVIHNAIAAATEDYRFSPIQKEELSELSYTVYVLNKPEPIKSINELDPKKYGILVKSQSFSSGSDVIFEPAPRAHYKSGLLLPGLDGVDTSEKQISIACQKGNINPETEKIIIYKFTVDKFEQ